From one Agathobaculum sp. NTUH-O15-33 genomic stretch:
- the rpoN gene encoding RNA polymerase factor sigma-54 — MEPPEYTETTSILPTDFHPYSGEASYRDIPAPEHASLREHLLRQLNERTMNAQEWRCMQFLIDSLDDQGFLDLSAQEAAALLRITPALAKQCVARLQSLDPPGVGARDLGDCLYLQLVRLGQQNESYHTLLHTCLEDLAAGRFHKITLRTGISKLVQHRCLQAIRQLDPHPAAAFDYMETRFVTPDLICEYTNGHWSVQINDRWMGTVGISALYDRLLRADGRPEIQAYYTERLARAQLVLSSIEKRRATLTALVLHVVRHQSAYLLADDPLRPLSFRGLAEEMDISESTISRAVRDKYIQTPRKTILLRHLFTTALPAVKETSQAQALQVLQDLIASEDKRAPLSDQALMERLQHEGITLARRTVAKYRESLGIPGAAQRKR; from the coding sequence CTGGAGCCGCCAGAATACACCGAAACAACATCAATCCTGCCGACAGATTTCCATCCCTACTCCGGCGAAGCGAGCTACCGGGATATTCCTGCGCCCGAACACGCCTCTCTGCGCGAGCATCTGCTCCGTCAACTCAATGAACGCACGATGAACGCACAGGAATGGCGCTGCATGCAGTTTCTTATCGATTCGCTTGATGATCAGGGCTTTCTTGATCTATCTGCGCAGGAAGCGGCGGCGCTTTTGCGGATAACGCCCGCGCTTGCAAAGCAATGCGTCGCCCGTTTACAGTCGCTCGATCCGCCGGGCGTCGGCGCGCGCGATCTGGGAGACTGTCTTTATTTGCAGTTGGTCCGTCTCGGACAGCAAAACGAATCCTATCATACCTTGCTTCACACCTGTCTTGAGGATTTGGCCGCTGGGCGGTTTCACAAAATCACACTTCGCACGGGAATCTCCAAGCTGGTCCAGCACCGCTGCCTACAGGCGATCCGCCAATTAGATCCGCATCCCGCCGCCGCGTTTGACTATATGGAAACCCGGTTCGTCACGCCGGACTTGATCTGCGAATACACAAACGGTCATTGGTCGGTGCAGATCAATGACCGGTGGATGGGAACCGTCGGGATCTCCGCTCTATACGATCGCCTGCTGCGCGCGGACGGCCGTCCCGAAATTCAGGCCTACTATACGGAACGCTTGGCGCGGGCCCAGCTTGTTTTGTCCAGCATTGAAAAACGGCGCGCCACACTGACTGCGCTTGTGCTTCACGTGGTGCGGCATCAAAGCGCATATCTGCTGGCGGATGATCCGCTCCGCCCACTTTCGTTTCGCGGGCTGGCGGAAGAAATGGATATCAGCGAATCGACGATCAGCCGTGCCGTGCGTGATAAATACATTCAAACGCCGCGCAAAACCATACTGCTGCGTCACTTATTTACGACAGCGCTGCCTGCCGTTAAAGAAACGAGTCAAGCGCAGGCGCTGCAGGTGCTGCAAGACCTGATCGCTTCCGAGGACAAACGCGCTCCTCTCAGTGATCAGGCACTCATGGAGCGCCTGCAACACGAAGGGATAACGCTGGCGCGGCGTACCGTCGCCAAATATCGCGAATCTCTCGGCATTCCGGGCGCCGCCCAACGGAAACGATAA
- a CDS encoding Ldh family oxidoreductase, with protein sequence MKYPVDSIRRFGIAVSIKAGMTQQNAEIFIDGMIAADLRNIRSHGITKFRGYLSRVEHGVSDIQAEPSIVRTAPSTLAVDGCNGMGSTVAWKTMEACIQTARETGVAFAAVKNASHHGIGGYYVMHAAEQGMIAFEVCNSPKLVAPFGGAKPLLGTNPISIAIPAGQHPMLVCDMATSVVAKGKIALAIKEGRSIPDHWALDAEGRKTTDPVAANVGTLLPFGGPKGYALALIIDVLCHCLAGANDSQHIPRVFENLAEPSNIGYCMCVIDIGKFLPLHAFQQSVDELFDSIKRCPPAEDFRGVLIPGEIEFAAAQKNLAEGIELSEPVLKEFRELSEKYGVDFYIPQN encoded by the coding sequence ATGAAATACCCTGTTGATTCCATCCGCCGATTTGGTATCGCCGTATCGATCAAAGCCGGTATGACGCAGCAAAACGCGGAAATATTTATTGATGGTATGATCGCCGCCGATCTGCGAAACATTCGCTCGCACGGCATCACCAAGTTTCGCGGCTATCTGTCGCGCGTCGAGCATGGCGTTTCCGATATACAGGCGGAACCTTCGATCGTACGTACCGCGCCTTCGACACTTGCGGTAGATGGCTGCAATGGAATGGGCAGCACGGTGGCATGGAAAACCATGGAGGCCTGCATACAGACCGCACGGGAAACCGGCGTTGCCTTTGCCGCAGTTAAAAACGCCTCGCACCACGGTATTGGCGGCTACTACGTCATGCACGCCGCGGAGCAAGGCATGATCGCGTTTGAGGTCTGCAATTCACCCAAGCTGGTTGCACCGTTTGGCGGCGCCAAGCCGTTACTGGGCACCAATCCCATTTCCATTGCCATTCCGGCGGGCCAGCATCCCATGCTGGTCTGCGATATGGCGACCAGTGTTGTCGCCAAGGGAAAAATCGCGCTGGCGATTAAAGAAGGCCGCTCCATCCCTGATCATTGGGCGCTTGATGCAGAGGGGCGTAAGACAACCGATCCGGTCGCCGCAAACGTTGGCACGTTACTGCCCTTCGGCGGCCCGAAGGGGTATGCGCTCGCGTTGATTATCGATGTGCTGTGTCACTGCCTCGCAGGCGCGAACGACAGCCAGCATATCCCTCGCGTATTTGAAAATCTGGCGGAGCCCTCCAACATCGGCTACTGTATGTGCGTGATCGATATCGGTAAATTTCTTCCGCTCCATGCGTTTCAACAAAGCGTAGACGAGCTTTTTGACAGTATCAAGCGCTGTCCCCCAGCCGAAGACTTCAGAGGTGTGCTAATTCCCGGCGAAATCGAATTTGCGGCCGCACAAAAAAATCTTGCCGAAGGGATCGAGCTGTCTGAACCTGTTTTAAAGGAGTTTCGCGAGTTGTCTGAAAAATACGGCGTTGATTTTTACATTCCTCAGAATTGA
- a CDS encoding YARHG domain-containing protein, whose amino-acid sequence MKCSKCQAEIKDDAAFCPFCGARQQAAEPPKEEQPKKEQQFCPACGSPMKAGARFCPSCGHGMQGVAHTPSGTEQPLPEGGAQAQQPKGKGHIVALVFLAIALLLCIGIGLAIRHALVGTPSPFADRGIPPAASDFVPDDMPIEVPKEKEKVSADLVADGVCDLIGKVSTSADGSPFLKWDIPISILMDDEKGERVLLEAVSSAYLANNGVEEGIWAQIPEDEYVVVRSTLSLKGSKLYLMAEEVLDRDGNALTLEPDEAETYILPDSDKRLLTDADVADLSLQEINYAKNEIFARHGRRFLSSELQTYFDGKTWYHGTVSASDFSESSLSEIERKNADFLAKVEFGIAPNGYKLDA is encoded by the coding sequence ATGAAATGTTCAAAATGTCAAGCGGAAATTAAGGATGACGCTGCCTTTTGCCCATTCTGCGGCGCGCGGCAGCAGGCGGCGGAGCCGCCCAAGGAAGAACAGCCCAAGAAGGAGCAGCAATTTTGTCCCGCCTGCGGTTCGCCCATGAAGGCCGGCGCCCGGTTCTGCCCGTCCTGCGGACACGGCATGCAGGGTGTTGCGCACACGCCGTCCGGAACGGAACAGCCCCTGCCGGAAGGCGGCGCACAGGCGCAGCAGCCCAAGGGCAAGGGACATATCGTAGCGCTGGTGTTTTTGGCGATCGCTCTGCTGTTGTGTATCGGTATAGGCTTGGCGATCCGCCATGCGCTGGTCGGTACGCCGTCTCCGTTCGCGGATCGCGGTATTCCGCCCGCCGCCAGCGATTTTGTGCCCGACGACATGCCTATAGAAGTTCCCAAGGAGAAAGAAAAAGTATCCGCCGATCTGGTTGCCGACGGTGTGTGCGATCTGATCGGCAAGGTCAGCACCTCGGCTGACGGCTCGCCGTTCTTGAAATGGGATATTCCGATCTCCATCTTGATGGATGACGAAAAGGGCGAGCGGGTGCTTTTGGAAGCGGTCTCCTCCGCTTATCTCGCGAACAACGGCGTGGAAGAAGGTATCTGGGCGCAAATCCCGGAGGACGAATACGTGGTCGTCCGTTCCACGCTTTCCTTGAAAGGCAGCAAGCTGTACCTCATGGCGGAGGAAGTGCTCGACCGCGACGGCAATGCCTTGACTTTGGAACCGGACGAGGCGGAGACCTATATCCTGCCTGACTCGGATAAGCGCTTGCTGACAGATGCCGATGTAGCGGATCTGTCTCTTCAGGAGATCAATTACGCAAAAAACGAGATCTTTGCGCGGCATGGCCGCCGTTTCCTGTCAAGCGAGCTGCAAACCTATTTTGACGGAAAGACATGGTACCACGGCACCGTTTCCGCGAGCGACTTCTCTGAAAGCTCGCTTTCAGAGATTGAGCGCAAAAACGCCGATTTTCTCGCGAAGGTAGAGTTCGGCATCGCGCCGAACGGCTACAAGCTGGATGCATAG
- a CDS encoding N-acetylmuramoyl-L-alanine amidase family protein: protein MKIRYGAGLLLLLLLSACGVPRQQSLKSAALDPDEPVRVIDDLEPPVETDQSASNAAEPQAVDQEILIAIDPGHQAWDVDMSAPEPNAPGSDVRKAKATTGTSGSYSGVPEYELNLAVSLLLRDELNTRGYDVVLTREDNQTAISNAERAQLANEAGADIYLRIHANGSEDSGVHGALALVPSGENAYVGALAGDSQRLGQCVLSAYCAASGFSDRGIQFNDTMTGMNWSKIPVIILEMGFMTNESDDLQMADDAFRRIMAQGIADGIDQYYEEK from the coding sequence ATGAAGATACGATATGGCGCGGGACTATTGCTCCTGCTGCTTTTAAGCGCTTGCGGCGTTCCGCGGCAGCAAAGCTTGAAATCCGCCGCATTGGACCCGGATGAACCCGTGCGAGTGATCGACGATTTGGAGCCGCCCGTGGAAACAGATCAGTCGGCTTCCAATGCGGCGGAGCCGCAAGCCGTCGATCAAGAAATCCTGATCGCAATCGATCCGGGGCATCAGGCGTGGGATGTGGACATGAGCGCTCCTGAGCCGAACGCGCCCGGCTCGGATGTGAGGAAGGCCAAGGCGACCACGGGCACGTCCGGTTCCTATTCCGGCGTGCCGGAGTATGAACTCAATCTGGCGGTCTCCCTGCTGCTGCGGGACGAACTGAATACACGCGGCTACGATGTTGTGCTGACGCGCGAGGACAACCAGACCGCCATCAGCAACGCGGAGCGGGCGCAGCTGGCAAATGAAGCCGGTGCGGACATCTACCTGCGCATTCATGCAAACGGCAGCGAGGACTCAGGCGTGCATGGCGCGCTCGCGCTAGTCCCCTCTGGTGAAAACGCTTATGTGGGCGCGCTCGCGGGCGACAGCCAGCGGTTGGGGCAATGCGTTTTATCGGCTTACTGCGCCGCCTCCGGGTTTTCAGATCGCGGCATCCAATTTAATGACACCATGACCGGCATGAATTGGAGCAAAATCCCTGTGATCATTCTGGAAATGGGTTTTATGACCAATGAAAGTGACGACCTGCAAATGGCGGATGACGCTTTCCGGCGCATCATGGCGCAGGGCATTGCGGATGGGATCGATCAATACTATGAAGAAAAGTAA
- a CDS encoding serine hydrolase: MKKSNASMAKKLTAGFCALLLLGGCGKTPVPHKMAVEPPEEAPAQAAEPSRPPASPPADNRFDALAEQLDALLQAYAQDDGSWSIYLWDTETEQEVSLSAHPMESASLIKLFVACAVQENRALVDGQQSYTGETAALLLDMLSVSDNDATNALVHRLGSGDAAAGMACVNAYCQANGFADTHMGRLMLDFDANDDNSTSAKDCCAILNRILDGEAAGAAELLDALRRQQRTEKIPAGVPEDISTANKTGELTDVENDAAIVWTENGAYILCVMSGDLSDTASARSHIVTLSQTVYDFMTKK, from the coding sequence ATGAAGAAAAGTAACGCCAGCATGGCAAAAAAGCTGACAGCCGGGTTCTGTGCTCTGTTGCTGCTAGGCGGCTGCGGCAAAACGCCGGTCCCGCACAAGATGGCTGTCGAACCGCCGGAAGAGGCGCCGGCACAGGCCGCAGAGCCTTCCCGTCCGCCTGCTTCTCCCCCAGCTGATAATCGTTTTGACGCGCTTGCCGAACAGCTCGATGCACTGCTGCAAGCGTATGCGCAGGACGATGGAAGCTGGTCAATCTATCTTTGGGATACGGAAACAGAGCAGGAGGTGTCTTTGTCTGCTCACCCCATGGAATCGGCCAGCCTCATTAAGCTGTTTGTCGCCTGCGCCGTGCAGGAAAACCGGGCGTTGGTCGACGGTCAGCAAAGCTATACGGGCGAAACAGCAGCGCTGCTGCTCGATATGCTGTCCGTCAGCGATAACGACGCGACAAACGCCCTTGTGCACCGGCTCGGCAGCGGCGACGCGGCCGCCGGTATGGCTTGCGTCAACGCCTATTGTCAGGCAAACGGCTTCGCCGACACGCATATGGGCCGGCTGATGCTCGATTTTGATGCGAATGATGATAATTCTACCTCCGCAAAAGACTGCTGCGCCATACTCAACCGAATTTTAGATGGCGAGGCGGCTGGAGCGGCGGAACTGCTGGATGCGCTTCGCCGGCAACAGCGCACCGAGAAAATCCCTGCCGGCGTGCCAGAGGACATAAGCACCGCTAACAAGACCGGCGAACTGACGGATGTGGAGAACGACGCGGCGATCGTCTGGACCGAGAACGGCGCTTACATTCTCTGCGTCATGTCCGGCGATCTTTCCGATACGGCGTCGGCGCGTTCCCATATCGTCACGCTTTCCCAAACGGTATATGATTTTATGACCAAAAAATAA
- a CDS encoding zinc ribbon domain-containing protein, producing the protein MKTCPICGAQEEDQAAFCTKCGAAFAAQEQSGGGAAPPHHTPPQYAAPQAVYNPFDHTAEFTAKDISENKVVAMLCYLMGTLGVIIALLGSHTSPYAAFHVRQSLKFTVLDILLLLIGLIFFWTVLVPIACAICYVVLGVVRIICFFSICKGNAKEPPIVRSFGFLR; encoded by the coding sequence ATGAAAACTTGTCCCATATGCGGCGCGCAAGAAGAGGATCAGGCTGCGTTCTGCACCAAATGCGGCGCTGCATTCGCAGCGCAAGAGCAGTCGGGCGGGGGCGCGGCCCCTCCTCATCATACGCCGCCGCAATATGCTGCGCCGCAAGCTGTTTACAACCCGTTTGATCATACGGCGGAGTTTACCGCAAAGGATATTTCCGAAAACAAGGTTGTGGCGATGCTTTGCTACCTCATGGGTACGCTCGGCGTAATCATCGCGCTGCTGGGCAGCCACACCTCTCCCTATGCGGCGTTCCATGTGCGGCAGTCGCTTAAATTTACGGTGCTGGATATTCTGCTGCTCTTGATCGGGCTGATCTTTTTCTGGACCGTCCTTGTGCCCATCGCCTGCGCGATCTGCTATGTGGTGCTGGGCGTAGTGCGAATCATTTGCTTTTTCTCCATCTGCAAGGGCAACGCTAAGGAGCCGCCGATCGTGCGGTCGTTTGGCTTCCTGCGCTGA
- a CDS encoding CapA family protein — MELKMAIMKRIGAYLLAAVLTVGIMTHATAYAWDDTPPVMSPWAAAGVQTAYDNGAVAPDFDLGNDYTQPITRAQLARLMVDLISFEQQFSIPELAERYSIVWEQPVSSEPAAEGDGTLSYPAAETAETDVEQTESDGDTQLPFSDPFAGGLPQVLSGSFGDTRSIYIELAARMGIVKGENGLFRPDDHVSRAEAAAMMQRCMSVLDITEANLQPQQFSDNYEFPRWAVESIKFISGRTDTNGQAIMSGANGHFSPRDTYTIEQAILSIARMQSSLRVTEVAADWRSAPGYDSVTLALTFGGDCTLGRGHDFSYSGSFDEMYDRQGPSYFFSGITEFFDDDLTMVNFEGTLTESTTHANKTFAFKGRPAYAEILREGSVDVVSVANNHSMDYLQQGFDDTIRALSPYVHISGYERMPIVTVKGVRIGFASNTGWSFDAEQKRFIDNAISSLRERGADLIVFNYHWGIERSYHSDSTQQAIGHYCIDQGADLVIGHHPHVVQEVETYRGKQIAYSLGNLVFGGNHNPAEKNCLIYRHSFTLDLANRAVTASSYHAIPYQVSSVSWRNDYHPVKR, encoded by the coding sequence ATGGAGCTTAAAATGGCGATCATGAAACGGATAGGCGCATATCTCTTAGCGGCAGTGTTGACCGTCGGAATCATGACGCACGCCACAGCGTACGCATGGGACGATACCCCGCCTGTCATGAGCCCGTGGGCCGCCGCCGGCGTACAAACAGCTTATGATAACGGTGCGGTCGCACCGGATTTTGACCTTGGAAACGACTACACCCAGCCCATCACACGCGCTCAGCTTGCGCGGTTAATGGTCGATCTTATTTCGTTTGAACAGCAGTTCTCCATCCCCGAGCTCGCCGAGCGTTACAGCATCGTCTGGGAGCAGCCGGTTTCATCCGAGCCGGCCGCAGAGGGTGACGGCACCCTTTCCTACCCTGCCGCCGAAACGGCGGAGACAGATGTGGAGCAAACCGAAAGCGATGGAGATACGCAGCTTCCTTTCTCCGATCCCTTTGCGGGCGGCTTGCCGCAGGTCTTATCGGGTAGTTTTGGCGATACGCGCAGCATTTATATTGAGCTGGCGGCCCGCATGGGGATTGTAAAAGGTGAAAACGGCCTATTTCGGCCAGACGACCATGTCTCGCGCGCGGAAGCGGCGGCAATGATGCAACGCTGTATGAGCGTGCTCGATATCACCGAAGCGAATCTACAGCCGCAGCAATTTTCTGACAACTACGAATTTCCCCGTTGGGCGGTAGAATCCATCAAATTCATTTCCGGCCGGACCGATACGAACGGGCAGGCGATCATGAGCGGAGCGAACGGTCATTTTTCCCCGCGGGACACCTATACGATTGAGCAGGCAATCTTATCGATTGCAAGAATGCAGTCCTCCCTGCGCGTTACCGAGGTAGCGGCGGACTGGCGCAGCGCGCCCGGTTATGATTCGGTCACGCTCGCGCTCACCTTTGGCGGCGACTGTACGCTTGGCCGTGGGCATGATTTTTCCTACAGCGGATCGTTCGATGAAATGTATGACCGCCAAGGTCCTTCTTATTTTTTCTCCGGCATCACCGAATTTTTTGACGACGATTTGACGATGGTCAATTTTGAAGGAACCCTTACCGAATCGACCACGCATGCGAATAAGACCTTTGCGTTCAAAGGCCGTCCTGCTTATGCCGAAATACTTCGCGAGGGCAGCGTCGATGTCGTCTCCGTTGCAAACAACCATTCCATGGACTATTTACAACAGGGCTTCGATGATACGATCCGCGCGCTCTCGCCCTATGTGCATATCTCCGGCTATGAGCGCATGCCTATCGTCACCGTCAAGGGCGTACGCATCGGCTTTGCCTCCAATACCGGGTGGTCGTTCGATGCGGAGCAAAAACGGTTTATCGACAACGCGATCTCCTCTCTGCGTGAACGCGGCGCCGATTTGATCGTGTTCAATTACCATTGGGGGATCGAGCGCTCCTACCACAGCGACTCCACGCAGCAGGCCATCGGCCATTACTGTATCGATCAGGGCGCTGATCTGGTCATTGGTCACCATCCGCATGTCGTGCAGGAAGTCGAGACCTATCGGGGCAAGCAGATCGCGTACTCTCTTGGCAATCTTGTTTTCGGCGGCAATCACAACCCGGCGGAAAAAAACTGCCTGATCTACCGCCATAGCTTCACGCTCGACCTAGCGAACCGCGCCGTTACCGCGTCCTCCTACCATGCGATTCCGTATCAGGTATCCTCCGTATCTTGGCGCAATGATTATCATCCGGTTAAACGGTAA
- a CDS encoding recombinase family protein yields MYKNIYGYIRVSSMDQNEDRQLIAMREKRVEKQCIYMDKQSGKDFDRPQYKKLMRKIKAGDLLYILSIDRLGRNYEEIQQQWRILTKDIGADISVIDMPLLDTSRGKDLMGTFIADLVLQILSFTAQNERENIKKRQSEGIAAAKARGVRFGRPSKSSPEDFQKIIYAWEKKQIGISDVLSMCSMSESTFYRRLRQYRRQMRV; encoded by the coding sequence ATGTATAAGAATATTTACGGCTACATTCGCGTATCGAGCATGGATCAAAACGAGGACAGGCAGCTGATTGCAATGCGGGAAAAACGTGTTGAAAAGCAGTGTATTTACATGGATAAACAGTCCGGCAAGGATTTTGACCGTCCGCAATATAAAAAGCTGATGCGTAAAATAAAGGCCGGTGATCTGCTTTACATATTGAGTATCGACCGTCTGGGCCGGAATTACGAAGAAATACAGCAGCAGTGGCGCATTTTGACCAAAGATATCGGCGCAGATATATCCGTAATCGATATGCCCCTGCTGGACACTAGCCGCGGCAAGGATTTGATGGGAACGTTTATCGCCGATCTGGTTTTACAGATCCTTTCCTTCACCGCGCAAAATGAGCGGGAAAACATCAAAAAGCGCCAATCGGAAGGAATCGCGGCGGCAAAAGCCAGAGGCGTAAGATTTGGCCGGCCCTCCAAATCCTCGCCAGAGGATTTCCAAAAGATCATATACGCTTGGGAGAAGAAACAAATTGGCATTTCCGATGTGCTTTCCATGTGCAGCATGAGCGAGTCGACTTTTTATCGCAGACTGCGACAATATAGAAGGCAGATGCGAGTTTGA